One Phaseolus vulgaris cultivar G19833 chromosome 2, P. vulgaris v2.0, whole genome shotgun sequence DNA window includes the following coding sequences:
- the LOC137811664 gene encoding zinc finger CCCH domain-containing protein 17, which produces MVTPQPQLQVQPPQPAPSSQDEALKRNTDCVYFLASPLTCKKGNECEYRHSEYARVNPRDCRYWLSGNCLNPKCSFRHPPLDGLLGTQAATAGGPSVSAPQSQIPTASATHAPYNSSKQAVPCFFFQKGLCLKGDRCAFMHGPPAPSTGNKVAAQVPVTSQGAENPSFKKPFGTNDKYTQERKTSHGNVAKSGGGPELKPAPKIESAPKRNMFELEKEMPPPTVGFDNETSRFKTSSPPVTNGPTVVRSNRLHQARVPDDHNFHSGKDSDEFLRESSPGFDVLVADELRNSDYYHGEDEFGKARGQDERNLDSLNEYDLGHSGDYGLAADIDRERFRVPQGYESYDHMQEPYVWEQHRKASAHLDRRTRRRSDSPENAEVSDLRHHLSKRRKGNGLKSVVSHDYALEGHGEEQSHRSFPRKDSLPLNESSLGNRFRGRIKIPANGGTDQLERDDRGRNRGRLLSGRLQATQQGRIHDRMRGRLQDDERRNSKDRLMGRELIGGDWSDFAGPKSLSELKNGRNTENRELQPLGKRGTLRDDHPLSEDDLQFDGPKPLSEILKEKKRGGAGGRAGADSGNGKSSDIKNEEVTNGLDPTPVTNTQNGVLSETKEYVNNQNNEESKLEVSDAVGGDTVATDGQYEEGMYDEAGEDQYYEGDEPREGDYEYEQGDDGYYEYEQGEEGENQEEDYVDEDGDDFAKKIGVIHS; this is translated from the exons ATGGTTACCCCACAGCCACAGCTTCAGGTTCAGCCACCACAGCCCGCGCCATCTTCGCAAGACGAGGCCTTGAAGAGGAACACCGATTGTGTCTACTTCCTTGCATCTCCTTTGACATGCAAAAAG GGAAATGAATGTGAGTACCGCCACAGTGAGTATGCACGTGTTAATCCTAGGGATTGTCGCTATTGGTTGAGTGGCAACTGCTTGAATCCCAAATGTTCATTTCGTCATCCA CCTCTTGATGGGTTGTTAGGAACACAGGCAGCAACAGCAGGTGGACCATCTGTATCTGCACCCCAATCACAGATTCCAACAGCATCTGCAACACATGCACCTTATAATTCCAGTAAACAAGCTGTCCCTTGCTTTTTCTTCCAAAAGGGGCTTTGCTTAAAAGGTGACAGATGTGCCTTCATGCATGGACCTCCTGCTCCTAGCACTGGTAATAAAGTAGCTGCTCAGGTTCCAGTTACCAGCCAAGGAGCTGAGAATCCAAGTTTTAAGAAGCCTTTTGGAACCAATGACAAGTATACTCAGGAAAGGAAAACTTCCCATGGAAATGTTGCAAAGTCAGGTGGAGGCCCTGAACTGAAACCTGCCCCAAAAATTGAATCTGCTCCTAAAAGAAATATGTTTGAATTGGAGAAGGAAATGCCACCACCCACTGTAGGATTTGATAATGAGACTTCTAGGTTTAAGACAAGTTCTCCACCAGTAACAAATGGCCCTACTGTGGTCCGGTCAAACCGTCTGCATCAAGCTCGTGTGCCAGATGATCACAATTTCCACAGTGGCAAGGATAGTGATGAGTTTCTCAGAGAATCATCTCCTGGGTTCGATGTCCTTGTAGCTGATGAACTTAGGAATTCTGATTACTACCATGGGGAGGATGAATTTGGTAAAGCAAGAGGTCAAGATGAAAGGAACCTGGACTCTTTGAATGAATATGATTTAGGGCATTCTGGTGATTATGGTTTAGCAGCTGATATTGATCGGGAAAGATTTCGCGTGCCCCAAGGTTATGAATCATATGATCACATGCAGGAACCATATGTTTGGGAGCAGCATAGGAAGGCTTCAGCCCATTTAGACAGAAGGACTCGCCGCAGATCTGACAGTCCTGAAAATGCAGAGGTCTCAGATCTCCGACATCATTTATCCAAGCGCAGAAAGGGCAATGGTTTGAAATCTGTTGTTAGTCATGATTATGCCCTTGAGGGTCATGGTGAGGAACAAAGTCATCGATCCTTTCCTCGGAAGGATTCACTACCTCTGAATGAGAGCTCCCTCGGTAATCGCTTCCGGGGTAGAATAAAAATTCCTGCAAACGGTGGCACTGATCAGCTAGAGAGGGATGACAGAGGGAGAAATAGGGGCAGGCTGTTGTCTGGAAGGTTGCAGGCCACTCAGCAGGGAAGGATCCATGATAGAATGCGAGGCAGGTTGCAAGATGATGAGAGGAGAAACTCAAAGGATCGATTGATGGGGAGAGAACTAATAGGTGGTGATTGGAGTGATTTTGCTGGGCCAAAAAGTCTTTCTGAGCTTAAAAATGGGAGGAACACTGAGAATAGGGAACTACAACCACTGGGAAAGAGAGGAACTTTAAGAGATGATCACCCACTATCTGAAGATGATCTTCAGTTTGATGGTCCAAAGCCTCTCAGTGAAATTCTGAAGGAGAAGAAGAGAGGAGGAGCTGGAGGCAGAGCTGGTGCAGACTCAGGGAATGGCAAATCGTCTGATATTAAAAATGAAGAAGTTACCAATGGCTTAGATCCTACACCGGTCACAAACACACAAAACGGTGTGCTGTCTGAGACCAAGGAATATGTcaacaatcaaaacaatgaaGAATCCAAGCTTGAGGTGAGTGATGCAGTTGGAGGAGACACTGTTGCAACTGATGGTCAATATGAGGAGGGAATGTACGATGAAGCCGGTGAAGATCAGTATTACGAAGGTGATGAACCGAGAGAAGGTGATTACGAATATGAGCAAGGTGATGATGGTTACTACGAGTATGAACAAGGTGAAGAGGGTGAAAATCAAGAGGAAGATTACGTGGATGAAGATGGGGATGATTTTGCTAAGAAGATTGGTGTCATTCATTCATAA